tgccggggttggcctcagtccgtccagggttcctgaaattAAAAATCCCTACCGGTTCTTCTAATGAATAACCCTGTTGttttcatgtaaaaaaaaaaaacgttatatatatttatttcataaaaaatctaTTACTACTCTTATTTTTATTGCTTTGTAGGAGGTGACTGAGGTATTAAAGCCCTCGGTCAACCTTTGCGTTCGAATGGAGTAAAAACCTCCAGACGAATATGCATTAGAAGTAAAAActttcaggtgtactcttggtcggtagtcataaaacctaccgactcgcaTGTCTGTCTCCTAATATCTCAATTTTAATGTGAATTCGTCGCCCTTATTTACTAATTTTGCAAGCAGGCAATATTATATATAATATTATTTCTatctaataatattaacaatagggggactcatgtaaccgtataaatgccttataaagtgtgtaaacgtataaatttatctagtacgtaaacgagctgtcaaattttgtatgaaaaatcatttacacaatttgtataaatttacgcgcatatttcattgcgtaaacgcggtaaactcaaaggaatgcaaccttgcagacattacagcaggcattttcatcagaaatctccaatatCAGCAAGGAGAGGcgttttggttttgatttttcacttgatcttggcattttttaatttgtacaacaatcaaaaaaattttgtttggcaataatacatctgataaacaatcaagtttatcaagagtattactaggtgcgttcatataacagcgtgtgtaaatggaaataattttacaccttataagttaatatggtggccaccgtggtgtgatggtaacgtgctccgcctgccacacggtatgccctgggttcgcaccccgggcaaagcatcatcaaaattttagaaataagttttttcaattagaagaaaatttttctaagcggggtcgcccctcggcagtgtttggcaagcgctccgcttctatttctgccatgaaaagctctcagtgaaaagtcatctgctttgcagatgccgttcggagtcggcataaaacatgtaggtcccgtccggccaatttgtagtgaaaatcaagaagagcacgacgcaaattggaagagaagctcggccttagatctcttcggaggttatcgcgccttacatttatttatttcatttattgtcaaaacggtgaacattttgtcatataattgaaattatttataaaaaaaaaacatttttgaataaaattttttttcttgtacgtttatttaatgaaaataataaaaaaactaaaaaaaaacaagcaaaaatgcaaaataaaattttgggaATCGTCTGCAGTAACTGTTCGTATTTTCCAACAAAACGGTGCCGCAGAAAACGGTGAGTATGCCGGCCGCTCTTTGGCGGTCGTaacatagcggcaccgcttttggaggaaacaaAGCCTTAAGTATGTATAGTAAAACTCCAATTAGTAAGGTGTGAAATTATATCCATTACGCAAGCTactatatgaacgcacctagtaatattcttgataaaattaattgtttatcagctgtattattagcaaaaaaattttttgattgttatacaaattaaaaaatgccaagattaagtgaaaaatgaaaactaaaacatcttaactaagatattcttgtaaatgacttgctgacgttggagatttctgatgaaaatgcctgctgtaatgtctgcaaagttgcattcctttgagtttaccgcgtttacacaatgaaatgtgcgcgtaaatttatacaaattgtgtaaatgatttttcatacgaaatttgacagctcgtttacgaactagataaatttatatgtttacacactttataaggcatttataaggttacatgagtctccctattatgtatgttgtatgttgcaaagggttggttgaccgatgcatttttatattttgtgcATATCTGTTAGGGTGCGCatattagggtgatcctatatttaaaatttatgtggcggaaatgtaaatattttgcttgcgtgcaaaagtgcgcaagtctaatttgtactTCAATTTGGTAATCATTAATTCAATATAaaacagaatatatatattttagagtataattcaataatatatatgtacattttaggGACTTCATGAAAATGTACaaacaatagattaaaagttataaatttattatttaggCATATTACAAAATGCATGttaagaaaatatatgtatatgttgtgagggtacaaagccCTCGGCTTTGGGCTCCTCACAATAtgtaaattttgtaattataacaattttaacaatttttgataaaaGCTATACAAAAGTTTTAGTTTTCTGTAGCTAGTTTTCATCCTACTTTAACATTTATTGTATCGGTCGCTGATGATCGTTTAGTTAAGTTATGGGAAGTGGCTACATGCCGTGGACATTATAATAATATATCCTGCGTGCTGTTCCATCCTAGACAAGATTTGATATTGTCGAATGGTGAAGATCGTAGTATACGTGTTTTGGATATGACTAAGTAACAATATTTATATACATTCCGTCGTGATGGTGAACGTGTTTTGGATACTCACCGCATATCCTACTTTGAATTTATTTGTTGCTGGACACGATGGTGGTAAGTGCGTAATGTAATTAAAAAGATATTAATGTAAATAACCAAACTTTCATTCATCCTAATTATATAAGCataaaagtcctagcaaggggaaacatagtccagagactaataaagaaagagaacggggaatggtcacgtaatagtgaggaatcccttgaggtgcttttcgacacacatttcccatcgggagacgggtTAGAAGAACCAGTAGACATCACTCACGCTTCGACCACGGAGCGAGTAATTCcgagcttggtgaccgatacaaagatcgaatgggcagtgaagacgttttctaagtttaaatcgccgggcccagatggtatattctcggctatgctacaagtttcaagtagggcaatcgtggaatgacttaaaataatattcgatggacatataagactgaatcatgtaccgcactcttggagaactgctcgtgtagctttcctaccaaaggcggtgaAGATCGGTTACGTGTATCCCAaggactatagacccattagttcaacatcatttctgctcaaaacctttgagaagctgatagatgtgtacataaagtccacaACACAatacgcgtacaccaaaggcaagtcggtagacaccgcattgcattgggtggtaataagcatagagaaagccctggaatataaggaatatgctctaggagtattcttagactttaccggggctttcaataatgatTCTAAATAGGCAaatatggatggtcttaatttaattaaagtacatccagctttAACAAGATGGATTGGCTGCATATTAAATTGCActaagattacatcacaatggggattgtacgaggccacgaaatcaggggccatgggcactccgcagggagggatgctatcacctctgctgtgaacgctggtcatcaaccaacttctcaggcgattcgatgagggacccgtaaaacttacgactTACGCTGGtgacgttgcaattttcataagtggaaagtgccttccaacgattagttctttgatggatggggcgcttcgggatattcatgcctgggcatctaatgtcgggttgaaaatcAACGCGGAAaatacggatatggtcttgtttacgaagaggtacaaggtcccaaattggaccaggcctaagttaggaggggtgaccttacaggagaaaccttgcacaaaatatctaggaatcatcctagacagtaagctgtcatggaagctcaacgtggaggagagggtgaagaaggcctcaacggcacttaataaagaatgctggggtgtacgtggggcttatcgccctctctttctcatttggtttgtacagcgattgtaagccttaATTCTATACTACGGATTCCTTGTTTTGTTGAAAGCCACACAataaacaacatacctcaaaaaaataagggggtatgcagattatcaatgcttagcattacgggagcactgaaacaaccccgacggctgcactgtatgccattctgcacattccacctgtagacctggtagcaaagaacatagcattaacaactgcaaccaggttcggtgcctcggggcagcttgagcgccgaccatacggccatagtagtatagcgtcatcagtcacaagacgaacagactacttgaTTTCCTATTTGCGCTTCGAAGGAGATCTtaaggtcacaatagaggtggacggttggcgcaaggcgCAAATGGCggactgtgctgatccggaaataaacagatcctacaggctgacagattactgtagcgttttccaagcggaaatattagccgtagccatagcagtagaaaccctggaagagaatagcttaagatgccaccgtgttaacttttatattgacattaaagcagcaattaagttaataatctcgcatagcacaacatctaaatgcgCGTTAGAGTGTAAGAAGTTTcaggaaagaatcgggacagggagaagcatacatctatattgggtcccagggcatatgggaatacatGGGATtgaaaaatcggatgaactagctaaaaagggtgcatcccttgaagctcgcttcgtagacgtcccaattagactgggcgagattaagcgatggcgagaggtacacatgatcgaacaagcgggaaaggcgtgggttcaagcgcgggactgtaaagtgtcgaagattatgtgtaggtcttacaaccttagactagcaaagttgtttctatcattaaaaagagaggactgtagactcatgacgggtattttgactggacactgccttgtggcgtcacatgcctttaaattaggcttggtcagtgatagcagatgtaggaagtgcgagttggaggaggaaacgatcgcgcacgttctgtgctcgtgctctgcgcttgccagactaaaacttcagctattaggagtgatacagctgtcagatctagaagcagtaagtggcctaagtcctaggaagcttttagtaagaggacggagttattttataatataggccttggtttttgatatggttttccAGTTTGTGGTTAAAACAAACtactggtaatactacggactcaatcagtctatgtgaggtcctcatggaccggccagttcaacctaacctaaccttcgcTATAGGCATGGTCGTATTCAAACTGGAACGTGAACGACCAGCTTATGCGGTGCATTGTAATTTGTTGTATTATTTAAGGATCGCTTCCTACGCAAACTTGTTTTCGCCAGAACAAAATATACTGTTGTAATGCAATTACGTGGCGGTGGAAAATTTCCGGTACACAGCTTGCCGTATAATCCAGCCCTAAACGCTGTGCTCATTTGCGCACGTTCTAACAATTTGGAGAATAGCACTTATGATCTATATCAAATACCCAAAATTACGGAATCTCAAAATGAAACGAATCTTCTTTGCGTATAACCACCATTTGGTTTGCGCGTAATTGAGTCGCTGTATTCGATCGTAATCAAAAAAGAGGTGACAAAGAAAATTCCTACATTCTGCGAAGAATTTTTTTATGCTGGCACTGGTATGCTACTTAAAAACGATCCGAGTATATTATTCTTTATGAAGTCCAACGGTTAGTGTCAATTGGctgtataaaaaaggcaaaatGTCGTATGGACTGCTGATATGTCATTGGTCGCTTTACTCTGTAATCATTCTGTGACCACATGCGATCTTCGCCTTCTGTACTTGTGCGCCATACAAGAGAATTGCCACGTCAAATCGGGCGCATGGGATTAATCGGGCGCCTCCATTAACACAACTAGCAATCATATTAAATATGCTATCACCAATGATCATGGTATTATTCGTACACTTGATTTACCCATATACTTGAAACGTGTTAAAAGCAATAATGTTTTTTGTTTGGATCGTCAAAGCCGTACGCGTGTACTACATATTGATTCAACTGAATATAAATTCAAAGTGGCTTTGATAAACCGCAAATATGCAATGCAAATTTAGTGGGCCAAAGCATTATCGCATATCTGCAACAAAAAGGATATCCAGAAGTTGCACTATATTTTGTCAAGGATGAGAAGATTTGTTTTGATTTGGCACTGGAGTGTGGTAACATAGAAATTGCATTTGAAGCTGCAAAAGCACTTGACGATAAGGATTGCTGGGATCATCTTGGGCAAGCTGTCTTATTACATGTAAATATGAGATTGTTTAAGTAGAATTTCTGGGTGTGCTGGCCGTTACTTATTGTCCAAGTTACAACTCTCTGATAGCCACAATAGGGACCTGGATACTTTCGGTCGCTAGTCAGGTCGAGGTGCTGTGAGGGCGCTTCGTATGGCAGCCGTTTCTATGAACCTGAGCGACTCTGGGCTGTCATTTGAGTGtaaacccatttaatttgttgtgtctctcccacaaattgtcattctcgGGGCAGCttcttgcagctggactgctccataccctgaTGCTCCGGGAATGTATTGAACCCCATACTCTTATCAAAGCGTCAagtgtaaaagatggttgcacCGGCGTTCGTCCTCCCGggaatttctacaaaacttttgtGGCCTTCAGCTGTTCGCGTCCAAGAACGTCCCGATAAAAATTCGAACGAAGTAGCGGTTACACAACCCACCAACGCCATAGGTTTTACAAAGTCCAGGTAGATACTTGAATTCATATGGTACTTTgtttactttattattttgtatgCATATATACACTAGTTTATTTAACTATCATTATTTTTCTACTTATTAAATAGACTGTCATGCGATTTTGGCTGAGATTTTGGAAAATCAAAAAACTTGAATTGCTAACCAGCAAAAAATTCGCGAACGCCTACAAAATGTCGAGAAAGCTTGCGATTAGGCAACGCTAATGGCACAGAACCAATCCATCCGCGAATGTAAAGGCTGGTTTTCATTATGTCAAAATTACTGACATCAAATACTGACTTAACTGTCACCATGGCGTtttggtgtcaaatgtgttttcattacatataaaaaactggcatgaagtcgatatagcagtgtgtgttaaagactgtcatcaaattctggtgtcagtcgattgacatccagttttcaccactgatgtcaaacgttaagtaaatattttcgACAGCCCATCAGCTGTTGCATTCTTTtgaacaaaagacaaaaataaaagtagAAGTGCGAGAgtgaattaaattttgtaaaagtcgatcaaacaattaattttaacaaaaaaatgctgaaaaataaacaaatggcgATACTGCTGCGACTCTTTGTTTTGTGACAAGCCTAAGGGCATGGAGAAGAAAGCGGCACCAGCTAAGGAAGCGGAAGCAGTGGTGGGTTAGGCCAGGGCTTCGGGATAGAGGAACATGTTAGTTCTACGCTACACTAAGCTGTTCGTGCTAGATCCAAAATGGTGTAAAAATTGTTTGAGGATGACTCTGGAGGACTTTGACTTTCTTGTGGAGCGCATAAACCCATACGTTTACAAATCTAATACGAAGTTCCGGGATGCCATCTCGGTAGGGGAGAAGTTGGCAGTAACTTTACGTTACTTGGCAACAGGAGATAGCTTTTCCAGCCTGATGACTGTTTTCCTGTTGGGAAAAACTACCATCTGTCATGCAATACGTGAGACATGTCGTGCTATTTATGAAGCTTTGAAAGACGATTTTTTAGAAGTGAGTATTCATGTGATTTCTTTAATCAGTCagaaatatacacatatattaatGGTGGTTATATTTCGTCAAGGTTCCCAGCAGTCATGAAGAATGGACAGAAATTGCTCAACGTTTTGAACAGCGGTGGAATTTCCCTAATTGCTGTGGGGCACTTGATGGGAAGCATGTAGCTATTCAGGCACCTGCAAACTGTGGCTCTGAGTACTTCAATTATAAAAAATTCGACAGCATTGTTCTCATGGCTCTAGTGGACGCCGActacaaatttttgtttgtagaAGTTGGAGCATATGGCCGTGAATCTGATGGTGGTGTATTTGGAAGGTAATTCTGCTACAAAATCTTGAAATTTAGTGTAAATAATCATTAACTCTTATTCCAAAATACACATATGTCCACTTTCTACTGCACTTGCTGAAAATACAATTAATTTTCCACCACCGAAGCCACTTCCACATGAAGGAAATGAAATGCCTTTTGTCATTGTTGCTGACGACGCTTTTCCTTTGAAAACGTACATAATGAAACCTTTTTGTTATCGTGAACAAGTTATGTCGCACAAAATTTTCAACTATAGGCTATCTCGAGCCAGAAATGTAGTTGAAAATGTGTTCGGAATATGTGCATCGCGGTACCGAATTCTGAGAAGGCCAATGGACGTGAAACCAGTATACGCGAAAGCTATTGTTCTGGCCATTTGCGTCCTACACAATTTTCTTTTAAGCCGCAAATCAGTATATATGAGAACATCTGACGTAGATAGTGAGACAAATGGTGTTGCTGTTCAAGGTAATTGGCGAATGGAGCTTGGAGAAAGCGGAATGCTCCCATCAATTCGGCCAAGCAGTACTTTAGGTAGGCCAGCAAGCAATGCAGTAAATGTGCGTGAACAATTTATGGAGTACTTCATGACACCTCATGGTGAAGTTGCCTGGCAATACAACAGAACAATACTACATGACTCATTTTGGTAGTTTAGAAGCAGGTGTGCAATAGACCGGGTTGTTCCTTAAAATATTCTTTTTGTTCGTCAAATTAAAGTGCTTTGAAATTCATGGCaatgttatttttgaattatttgacAAAGTTTTTAAACAAAGAAGTtccaatattttttatgtttggtGAATATTTTTATACCTCTGTTTGatgaaagaaaaataatattttaagggCCTACAACTCGGTACCTGAC
The DNA window shown above is from Eurosta solidaginis isolate ZX-2024a chromosome 2, ASM4086904v1, whole genome shotgun sequence and carries:
- the LOC137241687 gene encoding uncharacterized protein gives rise to the protein STALAENTINFPPPKPLPHEGNEMPFVIVADDAFPLKTYIMKPFCYREQVMSHKIFNYRLSRARNVVENVFGICASRYRILRRPMDVKPVYAKAIVLAICVLHNFLLSRKSVYMRTSDVDSETNGVAVQGNWRMELGESGMLPSIRPSSTLGRPASNAVNVREQFMEYFMTPHGEVAWQYNRTILHDSFW